In Microbacterium pumilum, the following proteins share a genomic window:
- a CDS encoding NUDIX hydrolase yields the protein MDIRVAAYAVITDAEDRILLAHWNEGRRAAWTLPGGGLEPGEDPDRAARREVREETGYKVAIEQLLGIHSRVIPVSKRMAEDAVNPLHAIRIVYRARITGGRLRDEIDGSTDRAEWFPLASVRELQRVKLVDIGLQMAGIQ from the coding sequence ATGGACATCCGCGTCGCCGCGTACGCAGTGATCACGGATGCCGAGGACCGCATTCTGCTCGCACATTGGAACGAGGGTCGCCGCGCCGCGTGGACACTGCCGGGCGGCGGCCTCGAGCCCGGCGAAGATCCCGACCGCGCAGCCCGACGCGAGGTTCGCGAAGAGACCGGCTACAAGGTCGCGATCGAGCAGCTGCTCGGCATCCATTCGCGTGTCATCCCGGTCAGCAAGCGCATGGCCGAAGACGCGGTCAACCCGCTGCATGCGATTCGGATCGTCTACCGCGCGCGGATCACCGGAGGGAGGCTGCGCGACGAGATCGACGGATCGACCGATCGCGCGGAGTGGTTTCCCCTCGCGAGCGTGCGCGAGTTGCAGCGGGTGAAGCTCGTGGACATCGGCCTGCAGATGGCGGGTATCCAATAG
- a CDS encoding YbaK/EbsC family protein: MPDPLHRVREAASARGLTIELRERPVANSLTEAAALLGIPAAGIVKTLVVKRSDDTYLFALVPGDRAISWPKLRAVVGVNKLQLPDPVRALAATGYERGTIVPIGSSTEWPIYADERIVGERIAMGAGAHGYSLFVAADDLIAAYDATVADISQPVG; this comes from the coding sequence ATGCCTGATCCGCTTCATCGGGTAAGAGAAGCGGCATCCGCTCGAGGTCTGACCATCGAGCTCCGGGAACGTCCGGTGGCGAACAGCCTGACCGAGGCGGCAGCGCTGCTCGGCATCCCGGCGGCCGGAATCGTGAAGACCCTCGTCGTCAAGCGCAGTGACGACACGTATCTCTTCGCGCTCGTGCCGGGCGATCGCGCCATCTCATGGCCGAAGTTGCGCGCAGTTGTGGGTGTGAACAAGCTCCAGCTTCCCGATCCCGTCCGCGCGCTCGCAGCGACGGGATACGAGCGTGGAACGATCGTGCCGATCGGCAGCAGCACCGAGTGGCCGATCTACGCCGACGAGAGGATCGTCGGCGAGCGTATCGCGATGGGTGCCGGCGCTCACGGGTACAGCCTCTTCGTGGCCGCGGACGATCTCATCGCGGCCTACGACGCGACGGTCGCCGACATCTCGCAGCCGGTCGGGTGA
- a CDS encoding DNA helicase: MSLSRKRKKELNKLQTQANSLWEAQQVLVGEAASVAREASRQLGHLGREHVAPQVQETYDRYAAPYVDKGVKTSKQVFNGRVVPAAGAVVGSALSVWDAALETRAKLASDHGINIPLPKALLKPPPPPAKSGMGAGGVIAIILGVAAALGILYAAWQTLRADDELWVADDPLRAPDA, from the coding sequence GTGAGCCTCAGCCGCAAGCGCAAGAAGGAACTCAACAAGCTTCAGACGCAGGCCAACAGCCTGTGGGAAGCCCAGCAGGTGCTGGTGGGTGAAGCCGCCTCCGTCGCCAGGGAGGCGAGCCGTCAGCTCGGGCACCTCGGTCGCGAGCACGTGGCGCCGCAGGTGCAGGAGACGTACGACAGGTACGCGGCGCCGTACGTCGACAAGGGCGTGAAGACGTCCAAGCAGGTGTTCAACGGTCGTGTCGTGCCCGCGGCCGGTGCCGTCGTCGGGTCGGCACTCTCGGTGTGGGATGCCGCCCTCGAAACCCGCGCGAAGCTCGCGTCGGACCACGGCATCAACATCCCACTGCCGAAGGCTCTCCTGAAGCCTCCGCCGCCACCGGCGAAGTCCGGCATGGGGGCCGGTGGCGTCATCGCCATCATCCTCGGCGTCGCGGCGGCGCTCGGAATCCTCTATGCGGCGTGGCAGACGCTTCGCGCCGACGACGAGCTGTGGGTCGCGGACGACCCGCTGCGCGCCCCGGATGCCTGA
- a CDS encoding peptidylprolyl isomerase, which translates to MPIHTAVATLHTNYGDVVVNLFGDHAPGTVQNFVGLSDGTGTWTDPRTGKPGEGPLYNGVVFHRIISGFMIQGGDPLGQGTGGPGYNFNDEINSELTFTAPYKLAMANAGLRRNAITGQAEGTNGSQFFITVPGQGGRGPEWLQGKHTIFGEVADDASKEIVDTIAGVPTASGDRPIEPVVIESIDIVAV; encoded by the coding sequence ATGCCGATTCACACAGCTGTCGCCACCCTTCACACCAACTATGGCGACGTCGTCGTCAACCTCTTCGGCGACCACGCGCCGGGCACGGTCCAGAACTTCGTCGGCCTCTCGGACGGAACGGGCACGTGGACCGACCCCCGCACCGGCAAGCCGGGCGAGGGTCCGCTCTACAACGGGGTCGTGTTCCACCGCATCATCTCGGGCTTCATGATCCAGGGCGGTGACCCGCTGGGTCAGGGCACCGGCGGCCCGGGCTATAACTTCAACGACGAGATCAACAGCGAACTGACGTTCACCGCTCCCTACAAGCTGGCGATGGCGAACGCGGGTCTTCGCCGCAACGCGATCACCGGTCAGGCCGAGGGCACGAACGGATCGCAGTTCTTCATCACGGTGCCGGGTCAGGGCGGACGCGGTCCGGAATGGCTGCAGGGCAAGCACACGATCTTCGGCGAGGTGGCGGATGACGCATCCAAAGAGATCGTCGACACGATCGCGGGCGTCCCCACGGCATCCGGCGACCGCCCGATCGAGCCTGTGGTCATCGAGTCGATCGACATCGTCGCGGTCTAG
- a CDS encoding rhomboid family intramembrane serine protease: MTTDEFRRNRENFCYRHPDRQSFVLCQRCLRTICPECQTQGAVGVICPECLKDQQKAASPAQTKAERRWSRPRAVAVRDSRPLATYAIVLITSVAYLVTMIPGFGTRVQNSLVFLAPLLYPELSGTFEPWRLLTVTVVHGGLWHLALNMLALWMIGRSLEPLLGRGRFLTLYLLSALGGSVAVALLSFTTPVVGASGAIFGLFGALLVIGRHIGANVAGIALVLGINLVIGFIPGFNVAWQAHVGGLVTGALIAFIFTRTRSPQQRWLQIVLLGVVGVVLLALLLVPPLFYF, encoded by the coding sequence GTGACCACGGACGAGTTCCGCCGCAATCGCGAAAACTTCTGCTACCGGCATCCTGACCGCCAGAGCTTCGTGCTCTGCCAGCGGTGTCTGCGGACGATCTGCCCGGAATGCCAGACCCAGGGCGCGGTCGGAGTCATCTGCCCCGAATGCCTGAAGGATCAGCAGAAGGCTGCGTCGCCCGCGCAGACGAAGGCGGAGCGTCGGTGGTCGCGCCCACGTGCCGTCGCGGTGCGGGACTCACGTCCGCTCGCAACGTACGCCATCGTCCTCATCACGTCGGTCGCTTACCTCGTGACGATGATCCCCGGGTTCGGAACGCGGGTGCAGAACTCTCTCGTCTTCCTCGCGCCACTGCTGTACCCGGAACTCTCGGGCACCTTCGAACCCTGGCGACTGCTCACCGTGACGGTCGTGCACGGAGGTCTCTGGCATCTCGCGTTGAACATGCTCGCACTCTGGATGATCGGGCGAAGCCTCGAACCGCTTCTCGGCCGTGGCCGATTCCTCACGCTCTATCTGCTGAGCGCTCTCGGAGGCTCCGTTGCCGTCGCGCTCCTGTCGTTCACGACGCCGGTGGTCGGGGCCTCGGGTGCCATCTTCGGGCTCTTCGGCGCGCTTCTCGTGATCGGGCGGCACATCGGAGCGAATGTCGCCGGCATCGCCCTCGTGCTGGGGATCAACCTCGTCATCGGGTTCATCCCCGGTTTCAACGTGGCGTGGCAGGCCCACGTCGGCGGGCTCGTCACCGGCGCGCTCATCGCGTTCATCTTCACGCGCACGCGATCGCCGCAACAGCGGTGGCTGCAGATCGTACTGCTCGGCGTCGTCGGCGTGGTGCTGCTCGCACTCCTGCTCGTGCCGCCGCTGTTCTACTTCTGA
- a CDS encoding cell division protein CrgA, producing the protein MARPGKDDDSLVEQAEGEAAPNPVWFKPIMIGLMLIGLVWVLVFYVSGMQYPIPGIGAWNLVIGFGIAFVGFLMTTRWR; encoded by the coding sequence ATGGCACGACCCGGCAAAGATGACGATTCGCTCGTCGAGCAAGCAGAAGGCGAGGCCGCACCCAACCCGGTGTGGTTCAAGCCGATCATGATCGGCCTGATGCTGATCGGCCTGGTATGGGTGCTCGTCTTCTACGTGAGCGGCATGCAGTACCCCATCCCCGGTATCGGGGCATGGAACCTCGTCATCGGCTTCGGTATCGCATTCGTCGGCTTCCTCATGACGACGCGCTGGCGCTAG
- a CDS encoding class E sortase: protein MGEILITAGVVTLLYVGWQLWIGDMIYGAERNATGHELSQTWAEQYVPQLTPDTDGDAPGDPVTADPVILTQPADGETFGIMRIPRFGADYAVPIAGGITRSGTLDNIGIGHYPGSKMPGEVGNFALAAHRTTYGKPFNRIADLRVNDAIVIETRDGWYTYRFRTLEYVTPNAVEVLLPVPQELDAPAGTRYITMTSCSPMYAMSERIVAYGVFESFTPRSAGAPQSVSEAAA from the coding sequence ATGGGCGAGATCCTCATCACCGCGGGGGTCGTGACCCTTCTCTACGTCGGATGGCAGCTGTGGATCGGCGACATGATCTATGGCGCGGAGCGCAACGCGACGGGACACGAGCTCTCGCAGACCTGGGCCGAGCAGTACGTCCCGCAGCTCACGCCTGACACCGATGGCGACGCGCCCGGCGATCCCGTCACGGCGGATCCCGTCATCCTCACGCAACCGGCCGATGGCGAGACGTTCGGCATCATGCGCATCCCCCGGTTCGGCGCCGACTACGCGGTCCCGATCGCCGGCGGTATCACGCGGTCGGGCACCCTCGACAACATCGGCATCGGCCACTACCCCGGTTCGAAGATGCCGGGCGAGGTCGGCAACTTCGCCCTCGCCGCCCACCGGACCACATACGGCAAGCCGTTCAATCGCATCGCCGACCTCAGGGTGAACGACGCGATCGTGATCGAGACCCGGGACGGCTGGTACACGTATCGTTTCCGCACTCTCGAGTACGTCACCCCGAACGCGGTCGAGGTGCTCCTCCCGGTGCCGCAGGAGCTCGACGCGCCGGCCGGAACCCGGTACATCACCATGACCAGCTGCAGCCCGATGTACGCGATGAGCGAGCGGATCGTCGCCTACGGCGTCTTCGAGTCGTTCACCCCCAGATCAGCGGGCGCACCGCAGTCGGTCTCCGAGGCGGCAGCCTGA
- a CDS encoding anthranilate synthase component II has translation MSRAAVLVVDNHDSFVHTLVGYLHELGAETDLVEADAITDPAEAISDYRGILISPGPGAPADAGASVEVVRAAADAGIPLLGVCLGHQAIGEAFGATVDHAPELMHGMTSLVEHDGSPLYAGLPNPFTATRYHSLAIVNDSLPRELVVTSRTASGVIMGIAHRTAAVQGVQFHPESVLTEGGHRLLGNWLQTVGLPDAAARGAALHPRR, from the coding sequence ATGAGCCGCGCCGCCGTTCTCGTCGTCGACAACCACGACAGTTTCGTCCACACCCTGGTCGGCTATCTCCACGAACTCGGCGCAGAGACCGACCTCGTCGAGGCGGATGCGATAACCGATCCGGCGGAGGCGATCAGCGACTACCGCGGCATCCTCATCTCTCCCGGTCCCGGCGCACCCGCGGATGCCGGCGCATCGGTCGAGGTGGTCCGCGCGGCGGCGGATGCCGGCATCCCGCTTCTCGGTGTCTGTCTCGGCCACCAGGCGATCGGCGAGGCGTTCGGCGCAACCGTCGACCACGCGCCAGAGCTGATGCACGGCATGACCTCGCTCGTCGAGCACGACGGCAGCCCGCTGTACGCCGGCCTGCCGAATCCCTTCACGGCCACCCGCTACCACTCGCTGGCGATCGTGAACGACAGCCTGCCACGCGAACTCGTCGTGACGAGCCGCACGGCGAGCGGCGTCATCATGGGCATCGCGCATCGGACGGCGGCGGTGCAGGGCGTGCAGTTCCACCCCGAGAGCGTGCTCACCGAAGGCGGTCACCGCCTGCTGGGCAATTGGCTGCAGACGGTGGGACTCCCGGATGCCGCGGCTCGCGGCGCCGCGCTGCATCCACGACGCTGA